The Methanoculleus caldifontis genome includes the window CCAGAGCGAATCCAGAGCAATCTTATAGTCCACGAACCGGCCCTTCACCGCGTTCATGTGCGCGATCTCGTCCTCCCTCCCCGCCGCCGGCACGCCGTAGAGCTGGTACAGCGAGAGGGCCACGACGATAACCCCCAGTATCAGCACGAATCCGACAACTTCCGAGAGGCCGTCGTCACGCGCGCGGGATGGCATAGTCAAAGTAATTCTCTGTCAGAGGGCTATATCTATCTATTGCTCCCCGTCGCCGCCGTGCTGCCGGGAAAACTCAAAACCGGTGGATATCCCTCGCGTTCCGGCCCATGCTGAGCCCCTTTGCCCTTCCTCCCCCCACCATCAAACCTTTTCACCTTGGCCCGCCCATAATTACTCCAGTATGCAACAGGAGTCGGGAGTATCCCCGGATGGAATAGCCCTCTCGCCGGGGTGCGTCCTCTGCCACCAGGGTGCAAAGATGGTCCTCTTCGTGACCGGCCGGTGCCACCGCACCTGCTGGTACTGCCCGCTCTCCCGCGAGCGAAAGAATCTCGACGTGGTCTACGCAAACGACCGGAAGATCTCCTCGCCGGCAGACGCCATCGCCGAGGCCGAGAAGATGAGCGCCCTCGGCACCGGGGTCACCGGCGGCGAACCCCTCCTCGAGCTCGACCGGGTGGTGGAGTACTGCAGGGCGCTCAAGGAGCGCTTCGGCCCGGACCACCAGATCCACCTCTACACGGCCCTCGCCCCGAACGAGGCCATGCTCCGGCGCCTGCAGGGGCTCGTCGACGAGATCCGGCTCCATCCACCCCACGAGGTCTGGCCGCGCATCCTCGAGACCGATTACGCCCGCTCCGCCGTCCTCGCCCGCGAGATGGGCTTTGTCATCGGGATCGAGGTCCCGGCGCTCCCCGGCATCGGGGCCCTCGCCGCCGCCCTGCCGCTCCTCGACTTCCTCAACATCAACGAGCTCGAGTGGGGCGAGACCTGCGCCGCCGCCATGCGCGAGCGTGGACTCGAACTCGAGGACGGGATGCACAACGCGGTCCTCGGCGCCCGCCGGTGGGCGGAAGAACTCCCCCGCGACCCGAAAGTCCACTTCTGCTCGTCGGTCTTCAAGGACTCGGTCCAGTTACGGGAACGATTAAAGCGGATCGCCGCCAACACTGCGCGACCGTTCGAAGAGGTGACGGATGACGGGACTGTCGTATACGGCGTGCTCGAGCCTGCAGGCGCCGTCGACGAGTTCCTGGAGATGCTCGATGAGGACGATTACGCAGTCTGCGACGGAAGGATCGAGATGGCGTGGTGGATGCTTGCCGGGGACGGCGCCGCGCTGCCGGGCAGGAAGTACGTCGTCGAGCGCTACCCGGGCGGCGGCATGGTGGTCGAGGTGACGCCGCTCTGACGCTCAGAACCGGGATAGACGCCCTCTACGAGCGCTACCTGCGGTGGCAGGTGAAGCACATCCCCCGGCACGTCGCCGTGATCCAGGACGGGAACCGCCGGTTCGCCCGCAACCAGGGTATCGAGACGGCGACCGGCCACCGGCTCGGTGCCGATACCACGGAGCAGGTCCTCGACTGGGCGTGCGACCTCGGCGTCCGGCACATCACGCTCTACACCTTCTCCACCGAGAACTTCCGGCGGGACCAGGGCGAGCTCGCCTCGCTCTTCGCGCTCTTCCGCGAGAAGTTCACCGCCATCATCAAGGACGAGCGGGTGCACCGGAACCGTATCCGGGTCCAGATGATCGGCGACCGCTCCCTCCTCCCCGACGACCTCCTCGCGACGATCGACGCGGCGGAGGAGGCGACGGGGGCGTATGACGACTATTTCATCAACGTCGCGCTCGCCTATGGCGGCCGGAACGAGATCGTCCACGCCGCCCGGTCGATCCTCGGCGAGGTCCGGCAGGGCGCCCTCGACCCCGCGGCCATCACCCCCGACACCGTCGAGAGCCACCTCCACCGGGGAGCCCCCATCCCCCCCGTCGACCTGATCATCCGGACCGGCAACGACTCCCGGACCTCGAACTTCCTCCCCTGGCTCGCGAACGGCCACGAGTCGGCCGTCTACTTCTGCGCCCCCTACTGGCCGGCGTTCAGGAAGATCGACCTTCTCCGGGCGATGCGGGTCTACGACCAGCGCATGCGCTTGAAAGAGCGTCTGGCCCGGTAGGCTCTCACCTTCCAAACCGCCGCGCCCGCGACTGGAAGTCCCTGAGCGCCCGGAGGAAGTCCACCTTCCGGAGCAGCGCCCAGTTGACGTCGAGGAAGAAGAGTTCCGAGTAGACCGACTGCCAGATCAGGAAGTCGGTCAGGTGGTCGCCGCCGGTCTTGATGACCAGATCCGGCTCGTACTTGAAGGTGAGGTAGGACTCGAGCACGTCCTCGTCGACGGAGTCCGGGTCCATGCCGTCCTCGGCCATCCGCCGGACGCAGCAGGCGATCTCCTCCCGCCCGCTCTTTCCGATCGCGACCGTCACGTTCATCCCCTCGCCGCGGACCTCCTTTGTCTCGCGGTAGTGGAGCGTCAGGCGTGCGATCGAGGAGATTGTGCGGATACGGGGGAGGCAGCGCTCCAGCCGGGCCGGGTCGGGGGTGCTGATATGGAACATGGCGCTCCGGATCCCGAGGTCGCGGCACCACTCCGCGGCGCGGTAGAGGTTGTCCGGGGCATCGAGCATGTCCTGGCCGGTGATCATGAAGCAGATCTGCTCGGGAAGCGTGTGGAGGTCCGAGAGCAGGATCCTCTCGTAGAGGCGGTAGATCAAGACCGCCACTCCAGCAGCCCGGATAGTGAGAGGGCATTTAAGATCTCGTCCGGAGCGCACCAGCCCCGGCGTGCCAGCATGATCCCGTTACGCATATTTGCAAACTCGCCGGTGCGGTGAGCGTCGGTCCCTGCAGCCAGTTTCACTCCTCTCTTCTTCGCTTGCTGAATATAAATATCCTCAAGATCGAGCCGGTGGGGCGACGAGTTGATCTCGAGCGCGGTCTCCGTCTCCGCCGCGTGCGCCATGACGCGTTCGAGGTCGACCGCGTAGGGGGGCCGCCGGTCCAGAAGCCGGCCGGTGGGATGGCCGATGATATCGACGTGCTCGTTCTCCATCGCGGTGAGGATGCGCCGGGTCAGGACGTCCTGGTCCTGGGCGAACCCCGAGTGGACCGAGGCGATCACCAGATCGAGATCGGCGAGGACCCGGTTCTCGTAGCCGAGGCTCCCGTCGCTCCTGATATCCACCTCGCTCCCGCAGAGGAGCTCGCAGTCGTGCCCCCGGTTGATCTGCTCGATCGCGGCCCGCTGCTTTGCGAGGGCCTCCGGGCTCACCTTTGAAGAATGGTCGGTGATCGCGATGTACTCGTAGCCCCGCTCGTCCCCCGCCTCCGCCACGTCCTCAAGCGACTGCCTCCCGTCGCTCCAGACGGTGTGGGAGTGAAGGTCGCCCCGCACGTCGCAAAGGTCGATGAGGTCGGGGAGGGCGTGCCGGAGGGCGAGTTCGACCTCGCCGCGGTCCTCGCGGAGTTCCGGGGGGACGGCCTCCATGCCGAGGAAGGCGAAGACCTCTTCCTCGCTCGCGAAGGTGTGGAGCCGGCCGTCGGCGTCGACGAGGCCGTCGGGCGAGAGCCGGTAGCCTCTCGCGAGCGCCGCCTCCCCGAGCCTCTCCAGGAACCCGGCCGACCCCGTGGCGCAGAGGAGCGCGGTGCCGTACCGGGCAGGCTCGGTGAACCGGACCGAGAGAGGCGCTCCTCCGGCGACGGCGGCGATCCGGTCCGCGAGGCCGTCCGGGGCGGCGGTCGTCACGATTGCGACCCTCCCGATCGTGGGGGCGCCCCGGCGGTAACTCCCTGCAACGGCGTGCTCTCCGTCCAAAAAGAGCGCCGCGACCCTCGCGACCAGCGCCCCGGCCTGCGGCCGGGTCATCCGGTCCGGCCGGTCGCGGGACTGCCGGATCCCGCGTGCGATCATCTCCTCCTTCTTCGCCCCGAAACCGGGGAGCTTCCGGACCCGGCGGCTCTTCACCGCCCGCTCGAGATCGTCGAGCGTCAGGATGCCGAGCCTCTTCCAGAGGAGGTGCAGGGTCCGGGGTCCCACCCCGCTGATCTCGAGGAGGGCGATGAGCGATTCTGGGACGACGGCCCGGAGGTCGTCGAGTTCCTGAAACGACCCGGTCTGTGCGATCTCGCGGATCTCTCCGGCTATCCTCTCGCCGATCCCCGGGATGCGGATGAGTTCCTCCTCGCCGAGCCCCGCGACCGGGAGGGCGAGCCGCTCGACCTGCCGTGCCGCCCGCTCGTAGGCCCCGCTCCGGTGCCGGTCGTCCCCCGCGATCACGAGCAGGCGGCTCATCGATGCAAGCCGGTCGGCGATGGCCTCGTTTGTGACCTGCTCCTCCTCGCTCACCATTCCCGATCAAACCCCGGTTCTGTTGGCGCCTGATCCCATGGCACCATACAAACTCATAAACTGCTACAGGTAAAAAAGAATGTAGCATGCTTCCCTCCGCATTCGAGGATTACCTTGAAGCAATCCTCACGATCACGGGAGACGGCGGACGGCCGGCGACGCTCGCAGAGATAGCGGCGGCGCTCGGCACCGGGGCGGCGGCGGCCGAGACGACCGTCGATTCGCTCGCGGAAGAAGGATACCTGGAGCGGGTATCCGGCGACGCCGTCAGGCTGACCGCGAAGGGATCCACGGTGGCATCAACGGTGGCGCGGAAACACCGGGTCCTCCAGTGTTTCCTGACCGAGATGCTCGGCGTCGACGAGGCTGCGGCGGATAAAGAGGCCTGCACGCTCGAGCACGGCATCTCCGATGAGACGATCGAACGGCTCTCCTCCTACATGGGCGGCACCCGGTGCCCGCCGGGGCATCAGGGATGCTGCCGGGGTCGCGAAGCCTGCACCCTCCTCGACTGCAAGGAAGGGGATCTCGTCCGGGTGGCGATGGTCCGGGGAGCCCGGCGGAACCGCCGGCTCCTCGACCTCGGCATCTTCCCTGGCGAGGTCGTGGAGATCCGGCGCAAACTCCAGAACAAATCGGTCGTCGTCAGGGTAAAGGATTGCGACATCGCCATCAGCCCCGAGATCGCGGCGTCGATCCTCGTGGAGTCGTGTCCATGAAGTTCGCCCTGATCGGCAACCCCAGCGTGGGCAAATCCCTGATCTTCAACCAGCTCACCGGTCTCGGGGTCGAGGTGAGCAACTACCCCGGCACCACCGTCGAGCTGCAGCGGGGCAACACCTGCTTCCAGCGCGAGATCGTCGAGTTGATCGACCTCCCCGGCGTCTACTCGCTCGACGGGAGTTCGGACGAGGAAGCCCTGGCCCGCCGGCTCCTTGAAGCGCAGGAGGCCGACGCGGTCATCGCGGTCGTCAACGTCACGCGCCTCGAGCGCAACCTCTACCTCCTCCTCCAGGTGGCGGAGTACGGCATCCCGATGGTCGTCGTCCTGAACATGGCCGACGACGCCGCGCGGCAGGGGCTCGAGATCGACCCCGGCCCGATCCGCGACCTCCTCGGCGTCGAGGTGATCCAGGCGGCCGCAGCGCAGGGGAAGAACATCGACCGGATCATCCCGGCGGCTCTTGCCGCTTCCCCGCCGCGGATGGTCGAGATCCCCTACGACCACCATGTGGAGGCGGCCGTCAGGAGCCTTGAGAAGATGTTTGCGGCCGACCGGCGTGAGAGCCTCTTCGCGCTCCAGGGGCTCGGCGACAACCCGGACCTCCTCGAAGCGGCCGGCACGATCGCCGACGAGATCGAGTCCCGGCACCGGATGACGGTCGCTCAGATCATCGCGACCAACCGGCACAACTTCGCCCGCCGGATCGCCGACCGTGTCATCACGAAGGAGGCGCCGGCCCCCCGGACCGACCCCGACAGCATCCTGACACGGTTGATACCCGGGATCCCGATCCTCCTCTCGATCCTCATCGGGATGCTCCTCTTCGTCTTCGTCGTGGGTTCGTTCCTCGAAGGGATCATCGTGGAGCTCTTCGACCTCTTCGCGATAGAACCGTTCCTCGCGCTCTCGCTGCCTCCTCTCGCCGAAGAGCTGGGGATCTCCATCCTGCTCGCCCTCCAGGCCGGCCTGGGGATAGCCTTCCCCTACGTCTTCCTCTTCTACATCATCATCTCGATCCTCGAGGACTCAGGGTACATGACGCGGGCGGCGTTCCTCGCCGACAACGCGATGCACCGGGTCGGGATGCACGGGGGAGCGGTCATCCCCCTCACCCTGGCGTTCGGGTGCAACGTCCCGGCCGTGATGAGCATCCGGCTTCTCCGCTCCCGGCGGGAGCGGATCATCGCCTCGTTCCTGGTCACGATGGTCCCCTGCTCGGCGCGGACCGTCATCATCGCCGGGATCGTGGGGAGTTTCGTCGGTATCGGGGCGGCGTTCAGCGTCTACGGGATCGTCTTTGGCCTGATCCTCGCAACAGGCCTCGTCCTCTCCCGCGTGACCCCCGGCGATCGGTTCGGGATGATCATGGAGATGGTGCCCCTCCGGCGGCCCGACCCGAGGCTGGTGACGAAGAAGGCCTGGGCGCGCCTCTCGGAGTTCCTCTTCATCGCCATGCCCCTCCTCCTCGCAGGAAGCGTCGTCCTCGGCCTGCTCGAGTTCTTCGGTATCATGGCGATCTTCGGGAGCCTGATGGAGCCCTACACCACGGCCCTCCTCGGCCTGCCCGGCTACACGGCGACGGCGCTCATCTTCGGGATCCTCAGAAAGGAGATGGCGTTTGAGACCCTTGCGATCCTCGCGGGAACCGCCGATCTCGGTTCGGTCCTCACGTCCCTCCAGCTCTACATCTTTGCGGTCGTGACGGTCCTCTTCGTCCCCTGCCTCGCGACGATCACGGTCCTCCTGCGCGAAGTCGGCTCGAAGATCACGCTGGCGGTCACTGTCTATACCGTGGCGCTCGGCCTCCTCATCGGAGGCCTTATCTACCGTCTCCTGGCATAATACTCTGTAGCGCTATGTACCTCTACGAGACCGGCATCCCGGTGATCGACAGGGATTTCCGCGGCCTGCGGGCTGCGACGAACATCCTCCTTCTCGCGCCCCCCCTCTCCTACGCCGAACATCTCGCATACCGGATCGCCTACCCCCGCGACGGGGAGTGGACGGTCGTCCTCTCGACCGACGAGCGTGCCTCCGATGTCGCCGGGGCGTTCCGGCGGCAGGGGCCGGGCATGAACCGGGTCGGGATCATCGATGCCGTCACGAAGAGTTCGGTGCCGAACCTGCGGGACACGCCGAAGGCGAAGTTCGTCACGAGCCCCCTCGACCTGACGAGCATGGGGATCAAGTTCTCGCGGATGGTCGAGGATATGTGGAGAGAGGCGGTGATAGCCGAGCCGCCTGGCCCGATGCCCCCGCCGGTCCGGCTCTGCCTCAACTCGGTCTCGACGCTCCTCATGTACGCGCGGCTGGAGGTGACCTTCAAGTTCCTCCACGTCATCACGAACCGGGTCAAGAAACTCGAAGGGGTCGGGATCTACGTCCTCAACAGCGAGTCGTTCGATGAGCGGACGGTCTCGACGATCAAGCAGTTGATGAGCATGGTCATCGAGGTGAGGACGGACGACGGGCGGCAGTCGGTGGAGCGGGACTTCCGGGTCACGGGGATCCACGGCAGGACGACCCCCTGGATCCGTTACTTCTACGAGGATGGAGCGCTCACGATTGAGGGATGACGATGACACTCTTCTCGCCGCGTCCGGGGGCGGACCGGCCATGCTGACGTTCGTGGGCCTCGGCCTCTACGACCTCGGGGACATCTCGGTCAAAGGCCTTGAGTGTGTAAGGAATGCCGACGCCGTCTTTCTCGAGGCCTACACCTCCCGGCTGATGGGGACGGACGTCCCCGCGATGGAGGCGTTCTTCGGCAAAGAGGTCCGCGTGCTCGGACGCGAGGACGTCGAGCAGGACCCCCGCGAGATCCTCGATGCCGCCGCCACGGGCCGGGTGGCGTTCCTGACCGGGGGAGACCCGATGGTCTCGACGACGCACGCGGATCTCCGGATGCGGGCGGCAGCCGCGGGGATCGAGACCTCGATCATCCACGCCTCGTCGATATCGAGCGCCGTCTGCGGCCTTTCCGGCCTCCAGAACTACCGGTTCGGGAAGTCCTGTTCGGTGCCGTTCCCGGCGAAAGGCTGGTTCCCGACGGCCCCCGTCGAGACGGTCGCGGCGAACCTGGCCTTGAATCTTCATTCGCTCGTCTACCTCGACATCCAGAAAGACCGCTACATGCGCGTCTCAGAGGCGATCGCGATCCTCGAGGAGATGGCGGAGAAGGCCGGGATCGAGCCGCCCGCGCTCTACGTGGGGATCGCCCGGGCGGGCTCGGCGCAGCCGGTCGTCCGCGCGGGGACCGGCGCGAGACTGAAAGAGACGGACTTCGGGCCCCCGCTCCATATCCTCGTCGTGCCGGCGGAGCTCCACCCGGTGGAGCGGGAGTACCTGGAGGCCTTCGCCGGCCTATGATCCTTGAGGCGTACGGGGACCTCTTCTCCGCAGCTCTCCGCCGGACCTCCATCACGGTTCCGGGGGGGACCCTCCTCTACCTGGTGGCCGGCGAGGTGCTCGAGATGGCCGCCGCCTACCGGAGCGACGGCTTCTCGTTCCTTCATGGGGATGACCCGGTGAACGCGCTTGCCGCGTTTGCCTACGGGCTCGGCTGGCTGGACGCGGGCTCGCAGCTCGGTCTGCTCGGCCGCGAGGCTGCCCACTCCCCGGATACCGTCGACGCGGAGATCCCGGCATCACGGCAGGCCCACCTTGTCGAGAAGACCCACCGCTACCGGCGGATGCTCTCTGCCGCCCTCGCGGCGGCCGAAGTGGGGCCGGACGTCGCGAGCCCGCTCCACGCCGGGGCCCGGGCTTTCCACGCCGCGGCTGAATCCTGGTACGCGGAGGGCGTCGAGCACCTCGAGGGCGGCGACCTCCCCGGCGCCCTCGCCCGGTTCAGTTACGGCTACGCCTGGCTCGATGCCGGCGTCCGTGCGGGGCTCTTTGCGATCGCCGGCGACCGGGGACTCTTTACGGTATGAGGCTCCGGGGGATATCTTTTCTCGCCCGGAATAAACTCATCGTTAAATAGTTGCTGCACGATACTTTATTAGTCCGATTTCGGGTGTTTTTTCGTGAAATCGCCCGAAGGTCTGCCGGCCGGGGAACGTGGTGATGAAGAAGTCTCAGTGGAAGTGGCTGCTCGTCTCGATCGGGTTCAGCACTCTCGTCATGGCCGGCGTCCTGTACTTCACCGTCGACGAGACGACGATCGAGTACCTCAGCCGCGTGAGCCCGTTCTACCTGGCTCTTGCCGTCCTCCTCCACATCCTCTCGCTGGTCTTCTGGGCGATGCGGATCAAACTGATGTCGGCGTCGCTCGGCTACCGGGTGGGCTTGAAACACTGCCTGAACCTGGTCCTCGCCAACATGCTCGTCGCGGCGGTCACCCCGTCGCAGGCGGGCGGGGAGCCGGTCAGGGTCCACGAGCTCTACCGGGCGGGCGTCCCGGTCGGCGACGCCACCGCCGTCGTCGTGATGGAGCGGATCCTTGATGGGATCGTCCTCGGAGCCCTCGGCGCCTTCTCCATGCTCTTCCTCGGGAGGTACTGGAGCAGCCTCACCTCCGGCTTCAGCGGCGCGAGTCTCCTGATGTACTCCGCCTGGATCTTCGTCATCCTCGGCGTGCTGGCCTTCGTCTACTCGGTGAAGAACCCCGACAAGCTCAAGCGTGCCCTCAAGGGGATCTCCCGGTGGGTCGACCGGCGCCGGCGCGTCAAGAGACTCGATAGCCTCTTTGAGTCGATCGACCGCGAGGTGGACAACTTCAACTGCGGTCTCGTCAAGTTCGTGAACCACGGCAAGGTCGGCCTCGTCTGGGGATTCATCTTCACGGCGCTCTTCTGGTTCTCGGAGTTCGCCATAGCCTCGATGCTTCTTATGGGCCTCGGCCAGTCGCCCTTCATCATCGAGTCGTTCGTCGTCCAGCTCGTCCTCGCCGTCATCATGATGATCCCGCTCACGCCGGGCGGGTCGGGGGTCGCGGAGCTCGGCGCCACGTCGCTCTACAGCCTCTTCGTCCCGTCCGCGATCGTCGGCGTCTTCGTCCTCCTCTGGCGGCTGATCCTCTACTACCTCAACGTTTTCCTCGGCCTGCTGCCGGGTCTCTCCATCGTGCGGCGCGAGTTCCTCGCCCGGGCCGGAAAGCAGCGGCGGTGATTGACCCCAAGGTTTAAACACTATCAGGCTGATGGTCACAGGATCACATGACTGCTCAAAGTTGCAGGGTGCAGGGCGTCTTCATGTCGGTGAGCGAGATGGGAGCGGCGCCGACAGTCGTCCTGGACGCCGGGGCCGACAGCACCGTACCAATCTACGTCGGGCTCTGGGAAGCGATCTCGATCAATAACGCCTTAAATAGCGAGATGCTCCCCCGCCCCATCACCCACGACCTGATCATCGAGCTCTTCCGGAACTTCGATATCTCCCTCGACGGCCTGCACATCGACTCCCTGGAGGAAGGGGTCTTCTACGCCAAACTCCTCCTCCGGCAGGGGACCCGGACCGAGATCATGGACTGCCGGCCGAGCGACGGGATAGCCATCGCTCTCCGCTACCGGGCACCCATCATGATCGAGGACACGGTCGTCGAGTCCGCGGCGGTCAAAAAGGACGATCTGCCGAAGATGGTGGATCTAAAGGAGTATCTTTAGCGGTCGAAAGGCCGCTGAATGCCGGTGAACCGGGCCGCGACTCCCCGGGTGGGACTCCATAATCGCCTGGTACCACTCGATGTGAGTGGAGGCCGCCTCCTCGCGTGAGATACGGCTGTAGAGGCAGCAATTTGGTCTCACGCGAAGGCGCGAAGCCGCGAAATCCGGTC containing:
- a CDS encoding helix-hairpin-helix domain-containing protein, with translation MVSEEEQVTNEAIADRLASMSRLLVIAGDDRHRSGAYERAARQVERLALPVAGLGEEELIRIPGIGERIAGEIREIAQTGSFQELDDLRAVVPESLIALLEISGVGPRTLHLLWKRLGILTLDDLERAVKSRRVRKLPGFGAKKEEMIARGIRQSRDRPDRMTRPQAGALVARVAALFLDGEHAVAGSYRRGAPTIGRVAIVTTAAPDGLADRIAAVAGGAPLSVRFTEPARYGTALLCATGSAGFLERLGEAALARGYRLSPDGLVDADGRLHTFASEEEVFAFLGMEAVPPELREDRGEVELALRHALPDLIDLCDVRGDLHSHTVWSDGRQSLEDVAEAGDERGYEYIAITDHSSKVSPEALAKQRAAIEQINRGHDCELLCGSEVDIRSDGSLGYENRVLADLDLVIASVHSGFAQDQDVLTRRILTAMENEHVDIIGHPTGRLLDRRPPYAVDLERVMAHAAETETALEINSSPHRLDLEDIYIQQAKKRGVKLAAGTDAHRTGEFANMRNGIMLARRGWCAPDEILNALSLSGLLEWRS
- the dph5 gene encoding diphthine synthase — its product is MLTFVGLGLYDLGDISVKGLECVRNADAVFLEAYTSRLMGTDVPAMEAFFGKEVRVLGREDVEQDPREILDAAATGRVAFLTGGDPMVSTTHADLRMRAAAAGIETSIIHASSISSAVCGLSGLQNYRFGKSCSVPFPAKGWFPTAPVETVAANLALNLHSLVYLDIQKDRYMRVSEAIAILEEMAEKAGIEPPALYVGIARAGSAQPVVRAGTGARLKETDFGPPLHILVVPAELHPVEREYLEAFAGL
- a CDS encoding bifunctional nuclease family protein; protein product: MTAQSCRVQGVFMSVSEMGAAPTVVLDAGADSTVPIYVGLWEAISINNALNSEMLPRPITHDLIIELFRNFDISLDGLHIDSLEEGVFYAKLLLRQGTRTEIMDCRPSDGIAIALRYRAPIMIEDTVVESAAVKKDDLPKMVDLKEYL
- a CDS encoding radical SAM protein; amino-acid sequence: MQQESGVSPDGIALSPGCVLCHQGAKMVLFVTGRCHRTCWYCPLSRERKNLDVVYANDRKISSPADAIAEAEKMSALGTGVTGGEPLLELDRVVEYCRALKERFGPDHQIHLYTALAPNEAMLRRLQGLVDEIRLHPPHEVWPRILETDYARSAVLAREMGFVIGIEVPALPGIGALAAALPLLDFLNINELEWGETCAAAMRERGLELEDGMHNAVLGARRWAEELPRDPKVHFCSSVFKDSVQLRERLKRIAANTARPFEEVTDDGTVVYGVLEPAGAVDEFLEMLDEDDYAVCDGRIEMAWWMLAGDGAALPGRKYVVERYPGGGMVVEVTPL
- a CDS encoding lysylphosphatidylglycerol synthase transmembrane domain-containing protein, whose amino-acid sequence is MKKSQWKWLLVSIGFSTLVMAGVLYFTVDETTIEYLSRVSPFYLALAVLLHILSLVFWAMRIKLMSASLGYRVGLKHCLNLVLANMLVAAVTPSQAGGEPVRVHELYRAGVPVGDATAVVVMERILDGIVLGALGAFSMLFLGRYWSSLTSGFSGASLLMYSAWIFVILGVLAFVYSVKNPDKLKRALKGISRWVDRRRRVKRLDSLFESIDREVDNFNCGLVKFVNHGKVGLVWGFIFTALFWFSEFAIASMLLMGLGQSPFIIESFVVQLVLAVIMMIPLTPGGSGVAELGATSLYSLFVPSAIVGVFVLLWRLILYYLNVFLGLLPGLSIVRREFLARAGKQRR
- the uppS gene encoding polyprenyl diphosphate synthase → MTLRTGIDALYERYLRWQVKHIPRHVAVIQDGNRRFARNQGIETATGHRLGADTTEQVLDWACDLGVRHITLYTFSTENFRRDQGELASLFALFREKFTAIIKDERVHRNRIRVQMIGDRSLLPDDLLATIDAAEEATGAYDDYFINVALAYGGRNEIVHAARSILGEVRQGALDPAAITPDTVESHLHRGAPIPPVDLIIRTGNDSRTSNFLPWLANGHESAVYFCAPYWPAFRKIDLLRAMRVYDQRMRLKERLAR
- a CDS encoding DUF357 domain-containing protein, giving the protein MILEAYGDLFSAALRRTSITVPGGTLLYLVAGEVLEMAAAYRSDGFSFLHGDDPVNALAAFAYGLGWLDAGSQLGLLGREAAHSPDTVDAEIPASRQAHLVEKTHRYRRMLSAALAAAEVGPDVASPLHAGARAFHAAAESWYAEGVEHLEGGDLPGALARFSYGYAWLDAGVRAGLFAIAGDRGLFTV
- a CDS encoding metal-dependent transcriptional regulator — encoded protein: MLPSAFEDYLEAILTITGDGGRPATLAEIAAALGTGAAAAETTVDSLAEEGYLERVSGDAVRLTAKGSTVASTVARKHRVLQCFLTEMLGVDEAAADKEACTLEHGISDETIERLSSYMGGTRCPPGHQGCCRGREACTLLDCKEGDLVRVAMVRGARRNRRLLDLGIFPGEVVEIRRKLQNKSVVVRVKDCDIAISPEIAASILVESCP
- a CDS encoding RAD55 family ATPase, with protein sequence MYLYETGIPVIDRDFRGLRAATNILLLAPPLSYAEHLAYRIAYPRDGEWTVVLSTDERASDVAGAFRRQGPGMNRVGIIDAVTKSSVPNLRDTPKAKFVTSPLDLTSMGIKFSRMVEDMWREAVIAEPPGPMPPPVRLCLNSVSTLLMYARLEVTFKFLHVITNRVKKLEGVGIYVLNSESFDERTVSTIKQLMSMVIEVRTDDGRQSVERDFRVTGIHGRTTPWIRYFYEDGALTIEG
- the feoB gene encoding ferrous iron transport protein B, producing the protein MKFALIGNPSVGKSLIFNQLTGLGVEVSNYPGTTVELQRGNTCFQREIVELIDLPGVYSLDGSSDEEALARRLLEAQEADAVIAVVNVTRLERNLYLLLQVAEYGIPMVVVLNMADDAARQGLEIDPGPIRDLLGVEVIQAAAAQGKNIDRIIPAALAASPPRMVEIPYDHHVEAAVRSLEKMFAADRRESLFALQGLGDNPDLLEAAGTIADEIESRHRMTVAQIIATNRHNFARRIADRVITKEAPAPRTDPDSILTRLIPGIPILLSILIGMLLFVFVVGSFLEGIIVELFDLFAIEPFLALSLPPLAEELGISILLALQAGLGIAFPYVFLFYIIISILEDSGYMTRAAFLADNAMHRVGMHGGAVIPLTLAFGCNVPAVMSIRLLRSRRERIIASFLVTMVPCSARTVIIAGIVGSFVGIGAAFSVYGIVFGLILATGLVLSRVTPGDRFGMIMEMVPLRRPDPRLVTKKAWARLSEFLFIAMPLLLAGSVVLGLLEFFGIMAIFGSLMEPYTTALLGLPGYTATALIFGILRKEMAFETLAILAGTADLGSVLTSLQLYIFAVVTVLFVPCLATITVLLREVGSKITLAVTVYTVALGLLIGGLIYRLLA
- a CDS encoding undecaprenyl diphosphate synthase family protein → MIYRLYERILLSDLHTLPEQICFMITGQDMLDAPDNLYRAAEWCRDLGIRSAMFHISTPDPARLERCLPRIRTISSIARLTLHYRETKEVRGEGMNVTVAIGKSGREEIACCVRRMAEDGMDPDSVDEDVLESYLTFKYEPDLVIKTGGDHLTDFLIWQSVYSELFFLDVNWALLRKVDFLRALRDFQSRARRFGR